In a single window of the Natronosalvus caseinilyticus genome:
- the smc gene encoding chromosome segregation protein SMC, protein MHIKALVLDNFKSFGRKTKIPFYEDFTVVTGPNGSGKSNIIDAVLFALGLARTRGIRAEKLTDLIYNPGHDGEGESSGPREAIVEVILDNSDETLTRSQVVNAAGSDDVGDCEEIRIRRRIKRTEDNYYSYYYLNDRSVNLSDIQDLLAQAGVTPEGYNVVMQGDVTEIINMTPYNRRQIIDEIAGVAEFDAKKEDAFGELEIVQERIDEAELRIGEKRDRLAQLEDERQTALRYRRLREEKEEYEGYLKASELEDKREELAGVEEKIDGLEGDLEALQRELDERQGTVLRLEEDLEDLNAEIERKGEDEQLRIKSEIESVKGEISRLEDRIEATTERIEEAESTRREAFVQIDRKQEQVADLEDEMREYKLEKASLTSEVQERESEVERLEAEIDDVDTEYDEVKADLRERKDELETAKTEKNDLQREQDRLLDEARRRSNEVSETEAEIEALQESIPEIETQRKDLERELQKAEANRENITGVVEDLREEKRELQAKLEEIDDELQAKQAEYAELEANAGESGDSSFGRAVTTIQNAAIDGVHGPVAELGSVSGEYAVACETAAGGRLANVVVDDDVIGQQCIEYLKSRNAGRATFLPITKMRSRGLPNAPSDPGVVDFAYNLVDFDDQYAGIFSYVLGDTLVVEDIETARAYMGDYRMVTLDGDLVEKSGAMTGGSRKGSRYSFTSGGKGQLERVATQITQLQDEKQSVRSDLRGVEERLDDARDRQTDAADEVRSIEAELEKLDEKRARIEGDVEDLETKLEDLEDERESVDERMTEIADEIEATTGEIDEIQAAIDDLETELADSKIPELTAQIEDLEAEIDEREERMDALDTKLNELGLEKQYAEDAIEDLHDDIETAQNRKAELESTIEECEAAIEDKRGELEEKREAVAELEDELAELKGERSEVKEAVSEARTARDQQQDRVNAVESKLESARERAGALEWEIDALEEEVGEYDPEDVPDHDTVVEMVELLEADMEALEPVNMLAIDEYDEVRSDLDDLEEGRETLVEEAEGIRERIEQYETQKKRTFMESYDAIAEHFTDIFEKLSEGTGTLHLEDEDDPFEGGLTMKAQPGDKPIQRLDAMSGGEKSLTALAFIFAIQRHNPAPFYALDEVDAFLDAVNAERVGQMVDELAGRAQFVVVSHRSAMLDRSERAIGVTMQQDNVSAVTGIDLSGDGDGDGEEVPADD, encoded by the coding sequence ATGCACATCAAGGCGCTCGTCCTGGACAATTTCAAGAGTTTCGGCCGAAAGACGAAGATCCCCTTCTACGAGGACTTCACCGTCGTCACGGGCCCGAACGGCTCCGGCAAGTCGAACATCATCGACGCCGTCCTCTTCGCACTCGGCCTGGCTCGCACCCGCGGGATCAGGGCCGAGAAACTCACCGACCTGATCTACAACCCGGGCCACGACGGCGAAGGAGAGTCGTCCGGCCCGCGCGAAGCGATCGTCGAGGTCATCCTCGACAATAGCGACGAGACGCTGACGCGCTCGCAGGTCGTCAACGCCGCCGGCAGCGACGACGTCGGCGACTGCGAGGAGATCCGCATCCGTCGTCGGATCAAGCGCACCGAGGACAACTACTACTCCTACTACTATCTCAACGACCGCTCGGTCAACCTCTCGGACATCCAGGACCTGCTCGCCCAGGCCGGCGTCACCCCCGAGGGCTACAACGTCGTCATGCAGGGCGACGTCACCGAGATCATCAACATGACGCCGTACAACCGGCGCCAGATCATCGACGAAATCGCCGGCGTCGCCGAGTTCGACGCCAAGAAGGAGGACGCCTTCGGCGAACTCGAGATCGTTCAGGAACGCATCGACGAGGCCGAGTTGCGCATCGGCGAGAAGCGCGACCGCCTCGCCCAGCTCGAGGACGAGCGCCAGACGGCGCTTCGCTACCGCCGACTCCGCGAGGAAAAAGAGGAGTACGAGGGGTATCTCAAGGCGAGCGAACTCGAGGACAAGCGCGAGGAACTCGCGGGCGTCGAGGAGAAGATCGACGGCCTCGAGGGCGACCTCGAAGCGCTCCAGCGCGAACTCGACGAGCGCCAGGGGACGGTACTCAGGCTCGAAGAGGACCTCGAGGATCTCAACGCCGAAATCGAGCGCAAGGGCGAGGACGAGCAGTTGCGGATCAAAAGCGAGATCGAATCCGTCAAGGGCGAAATCTCCCGCCTCGAGGATCGCATCGAGGCGACGACCGAGCGGATCGAGGAGGCCGAATCCACTCGGCGAGAGGCGTTCGTCCAGATCGACCGCAAACAGGAACAGGTCGCCGACCTCGAAGACGAGATGCGCGAGTACAAACTCGAGAAGGCCTCGCTCACGTCCGAAGTGCAGGAACGCGAGAGCGAGGTCGAACGTCTCGAGGCCGAGATCGACGACGTCGACACGGAGTACGACGAGGTCAAAGCCGACCTCCGGGAGCGAAAGGACGAACTCGAAACGGCGAAGACCGAGAAGAACGACCTCCAGCGCGAGCAGGATCGGCTGCTCGACGAGGCCCGTCGCCGCTCGAACGAGGTGAGCGAAACCGAGGCCGAGATCGAAGCCCTCCAGGAATCGATCCCCGAAATCGAGACCCAGCGCAAGGATCTCGAGCGCGAACTCCAGAAGGCCGAGGCCAACCGCGAGAACATCACGGGCGTCGTCGAGGACCTGCGCGAGGAGAAGCGCGAACTGCAGGCGAAACTCGAGGAGATCGACGACGAGTTACAGGCCAAACAGGCCGAGTACGCCGAACTCGAGGCCAACGCGGGCGAGAGCGGCGACTCCTCGTTCGGCCGAGCGGTGACGACGATCCAGAACGCGGCTATCGACGGCGTCCACGGCCCCGTCGCCGAGCTGGGCAGCGTGAGCGGCGAGTACGCCGTCGCCTGTGAAACCGCGGCGGGCGGCCGACTGGCGAACGTGGTCGTCGACGACGACGTGATCGGCCAGCAGTGCATCGAGTACCTCAAGTCGCGCAACGCCGGGCGAGCGACGTTCCTCCCGATCACGAAGATGCGCTCACGGGGGCTGCCGAACGCGCCCTCGGATCCGGGAGTTGTCGACTTCGCGTACAACCTCGTCGACTTCGACGACCAGTACGCGGGCATCTTCTCGTACGTCCTCGGGGACACGCTCGTCGTCGAGGACATCGAGACCGCCCGAGCGTACATGGGCGACTACCGTATGGTCACCCTCGACGGCGACCTCGTCGAGAAGAGCGGGGCGATGACCGGTGGCTCCCGGAAGGGATCCAGGTACTCGTTCACCAGCGGCGGGAAGGGACAACTCGAGCGCGTCGCGACCCAGATCACCCAGCTCCAGGACGAGAAACAGTCCGTCCGGAGCGATCTCCGCGGGGTCGAAGAGCGCCTCGACGACGCCCGCGACCGCCAGACCGACGCCGCCGACGAGGTGCGCTCGATCGAGGCCGAACTCGAGAAGCTAGACGAGAAACGAGCGCGCATCGAGGGCGACGTCGAGGATCTCGAGACGAAACTCGAGGACCTCGAGGACGAGCGCGAGTCCGTCGACGAGCGAATGACCGAAATCGCCGACGAGATCGAGGCGACCACGGGAGAGATCGACGAGATTCAGGCCGCCATCGACGACCTCGAGACCGAACTCGCCGACTCGAAGATCCCCGAACTCACCGCCCAGATCGAGGACCTCGAGGCCGAAATCGACGAGCGAGAAGAGCGGATGGACGCCCTCGACACGAAGCTCAACGAACTCGGCCTCGAGAAGCAGTACGCCGAGGACGCCATCGAGGACCTCCACGACGACATCGAGACGGCCCAGAACCGCAAGGCCGAACTCGAGTCGACCATCGAGGAGTGCGAGGCCGCCATCGAGGACAAACGCGGGGAGCTCGAGGAAAAGCGCGAGGCCGTCGCGGAACTCGAGGACGAGTTAGCCGAACTCAAAGGCGAACGGTCGGAGGTCAAGGAGGCCGTCTCGGAGGCCCGAACGGCCCGGGACCAGCAACAAGATCGCGTCAACGCCGTCGAGAGCAAACTCGAGTCCGCCCGCGAGCGCGCCGGCGCACTCGAGTGGGAGATCGACGCCCTCGAGGAGGAAGTCGGCGAGTACGACCCCGAAGACGTCCCCGACCACGACACCGTCGTCGAGATGGTCGAGTTGCTCGAGGCCGACATGGAAGCGCTCGAGCCGGTGAACATGCTAGCGATCGACGAGTACGACGAGGTGCGCTCGGACCTCGACGACCTCGAGGAGGGACGGGAGACGCTGGTCGAGGAAGCGGAGGGTATCCGCGAGCGAATCGAACAGTACGAGACCCAGAAGAAGCGGACGTTCATGGAGTCCTACGACGCAATCGCCGAGCACTTCACCGACATCTTCGAGAAGCTCTCGGAGGGGACGGGGACGCTCCACCTCGAGGACGAGGACGACCCGTTCGAGGGCGGCCTGACGATGAAGGCTCAGCCAGGCGACAAGCCCATCCAGCGCCTGGACGCGATGTCCGGTGGCGAGAAGTCCCTGACCGCGCTGGCGTTCATCTTCGCCATCCAGCGTCACAACCCGGCGCCGTTTTACGCCCTCGACGAGGTCGACGCGTTCCTCGACGCGGTCAACGCCGAGCGCGTCGGCCAGATGGTCGACGAACTCGCGGGTCGGGCCCA